CTGTAATCAAAAAATGGCGTCGCCAAGGAATTGCAGGCTTGCTTTTAAATGCCTTAGAAGATGAGGCACGCAAGCTTGGCTTTACTGAAATGACTCTGCATTCTCAGTCATATGTTAATCAGCTTTATTTAAATCATGGTTATGTTCAGAACGGTCCCGAATTTTCTGAAGCTGATATTAACCATGTTCCAATGACCAAGAGACTTTAAGTCTCCATGATGAGGAGTTTATAAATGGCCAAAATGAATGCGCGAGAAATGGCAACGTTTCTTGAAGGATCGCATATAGCGAATTTAGTGACCCTCTATCCAGATGGTACCCCTCATATTGCGCCAATATGGTATGAGTTTCGCGAGAATATGTTCCTTATGTTCACTCCTTCAAATTCAAGAAAACTTCAAAATTTGGCGATAGATAATCGGGCTTCTATTTCAATTGCGAGTTATGACGAGCCATACCGCTATGTTGTTGCAGAGGGATATATATCTTTGGATGAGCAATCTTTTGAAGCAATCGGATTAAGGATAGCGACGAGATATCGTGGTTCTCAAAAAGGCGAGGCTTTTGTCAATCAGCTTCGGAACGAATACAAGATGGTTACACTTATGTTTAGACCCGAGCGATTAATTACATATAAAGCCGCTTGAGGAATTTTCTTACTAATTTTCAAAGCAAAAACATTACCTTTACGCACGCAGTTGAGTTTTGGGATTTTTAATTTGATATCACCCATAACGATGTTCCCCAAGGTTAGACCCAGAAATTTTTTCAGATTAGTTAGCTTAACCTATTTACGATAATCGTAGTAAACGATTTAATTACGGCGAAAATTGATGTTATGGAGGAAACATGACTGAAAAAAATTTGACCGGCGCGCTTCTAATCATAGGCCCCTTGCTAGGAGTTTTGGGCTGGATGATTTTAGGTCCTGACGGACTGGACATCATTACCCAAAAATATTCCTTGGTTATGGGGATGATGGGTGGAGTTCTTATGGTTGGTGGTATGAATGGGATTAAAGATCGTATGGGGGATGGCCCTGGTATCCATTTTGCCCGCCTTGCATTAGTGGTAATGATTATTGGTATGGGTGGGAACATACTTGAAGCTGCATATATTATGATTGGCTCAGCAGCAGCCATTGCAGAGGCTGCAGGTGCTCTGTCAACTGGGCTTATCATGCTTGGCTTTGCTGTAATAGGAATCGCGTTTTTTCTTCAGAAAAACGTTCATATTGCGTTATCATTGCTATTTATAGCCGTGGGTTTGTGGGGGGCTGTAACTGCAT
The nucleotide sequence above comes from Dehalococcoidia bacterium. Encoded proteins:
- a CDS encoding pyridoxamine 5'-phosphate oxidase family protein; translation: MAKMNAREMATFLEGSHIANLVTLYPDGTPHIAPIWYEFRENMFLMFTPSNSRKLQNLAIDNRASISIASYDEPYRYVVAEGYISLDEQSFEAIGLRIATRYRGSQKGEAFVNQLRNEYKMVTLMFRPERLITYKAA